In Miscanthus floridulus cultivar M001 chromosome 19, ASM1932011v1, whole genome shotgun sequence, the DNA window AAAATGAAACCTGCTCACAATCTAAAGTAACTACTCACAATTTCAATGTTTGCAGGATTATCAAAACCCCGGTCAACAACTTCTTGTAGTTGCGGGAATTCCTCTATCGCATATAGCATCGGGGCAGTGATGATTCCCTGCATGGTGAATGCCATGATATAATAAATATAATGCCATCAAACAGAAACTTTGATTTTTTGTGTTGATATAAAAGCTCTAGCCTAACCATATCTCACATCTAATTTCAGTAGGCTTACCACAAAGCTAGTCATATTCTACTTATCTAGACAACAATAATCTTTTCTCCACCTGACTGATATGTGAAGCCGACACGTCAACAAAAATCCAGTCACCAAAAAATTGTTTCTCGTGAGAGATATCATGAGAGTGGCATCTCCAAGATGACAGCAAACATGCATTAAAACAGTTTGTGCTAGACAGAACGTAATATATGCATATTAACCAAGGAAGATTTTTTTTATACAAGGCATAAAAAGATTTATAGATCTCCCGTAAGTTCCTAATGAAGCCTGCCAAAACTATTATGACATCATATTGACTTCAAGAAAGATAAATGCATATTTCAGATGACAGACATGATTACACTTTCAGTCACTGCAAAGTAaaaagaatgaaaaaacttgGGATTCTCACATGGCGAATATCAGACAATGAACCCTTCCCAAGGGATGCAGAGGTGCCGGTGAAATCAAGAACATCATCAATTAACTGGAAGGCTAAACCCTGCATGGTACCAAGTTAGCTAAGCTGTAGCCAAGTTTACAGAATTAGCTTGCAAGGAAATGGATTCAAGAAAAGGAATGGGAAACATGTTTTACAAACCAGGTTTCGACCATATTCGCATGCAAGCATGGAGACCTCAGCTGTGTGCCCTGCAAGAATAGCAACAGCCTTGCAACTATTTGATATCAATGATGCCGTTTTGTAGTATGTCTTTTGCAGGTAGTACTCCATGCTGCATTTGGAAGAATCCATATCAGAACTTGCTAATAAAGACATCAATGAAagtaaaacaaaagtaaaaagaTGTGCAAGAATTTCACACTGCAACTCTTTGTATAAATTTTAGATCTGACTAAGCAACTAAAACCATGATAGAGAGAACATAGTAAACCTTCGTCGTTGCTCTCTGCTTGTAGAGATCTGCATAGTTTCACCAGTAACTAGATGTTCTACAGCAGTTGCCATTAGAGAAACCACCTGCACAAACAAGGTAGTAACCAGTTGGTGGTGCTATAGACAACTTGCAAGAAAAGAGCACATGGGTACTGTAACCACAACTCCACAAGGATAGATCTAGAATTACAGAACAAGATAAGCACGGTTATGCTACTGAAGAATACCAAGGAAATAGAATTTAAGATCAGAACAAGTGCATGAATGAGATCCAGACATATGAATTGAGTCAAATGGCATCCACAGAAGCAACTGATACAGCATATAACAACTGTAATTCCCTTCAGAAGATCAAATAAACTAAGCATATTGCCTGTTCTTGAAGATTGCTAAAAACAAATGAATAAGGCACATCAATTTACCTCTGTGTTCCCAAGTGCTGCAAGTGCCACACATGCTCTAGACAGGAGGAAGTCACCAGCCAGCACAGAAAGCTGCAGACAGAATATTCGATGAATACTGATGTCAGACAATCTCAATTGTACAAAACTCTCCAGTTTAGAAACAGGAAACCACAAAGAAAGCAGTTTTGAGAACAAATATCTTAACACTGCTGTCCCTTAACACAAAATGGTGCTTCTGTAACTTTAAGATGAGAGCGCCAACTAATTTAATGCTTACAAAAAGATTTTGATTTCCAAATATCCTAACTTCATATTAACCTGGGATCAAATGAAGAAGCGTTTATTTGCCTACTATAGCACCAATGCATACCAGTTCACTGGAAGCTAAAACTTTTCATAGTTTGGGACTTCAAACTATCCAAGTAACTAGTCTCAATGCATGCGAGCGATACGCTTAGTATACTGCTTGTGTGAATACCTTGTTCCCCATGATGAGATTCAATGAACTGACGCCACGTCTAGTATCAGCATCATCAAGAACATCATCATGCAGAAGGCTTGCGACCTACAGAAGATAACAGATTGAGGAAAAGAACAGAATAGCAATATGTGGCTCTGAAGGACAGCCGCAATACTAACATGAATCATTTCAGTTATCTCTGCAATGTTCTGCTGCCGTGTGCGGAGTTTATCTGCCAATATACTGAGAACTCCGCCTTCTGTTGATTCTGACAATGGGAATTTCAGAGCTGATGCCATGAGCAACAAAACCTGCAAAGACAAATTTGAGCATTAGAGACACGAAAGATCAAGAAGAGAGTAGGCAACAACCAAGAATAAAATGATAATGTagtcatttgttcaaacaaaTGATCCAGAAATTGAGGAGTTACCGTAGGCCGGAATCTTTTTCCCTCTGCTCCCACCTTGAAGAAGTACTCGGCTGCTGATGCCAGTTTGGGGACCTGCAAATGCAACTTTGAAGCAATTTAGGCCATCACTAGATCAACGAAGCATCAAATGATCTTTGCGACATTGAAAAAATCAAATGATCTTTGCTACCAGTAGTCCACAGGAGTACTACACAGATGACTAGATGGGTTTTGGTGAACAGAATCAACTGCTTACTGACCTCAGCAGCCACCATGGATCGTAACCTATTTGCAAGAAGTGATAGCTCATCGGCGACTAATTCAAACGGATCTTGCTGTTCCTGAGAACACGAGAAAATTAGACTCTTCAGACTATATTACAGTCAAGAAAATAACAAATACATTATATTGTCCTTCATTAGCTTTCACATTTCAAACGAAATAAAAAACTGAGGATAAATTCAGAAAAGGTTAAGATAAGATAATCTTCGAATCGTCTCAAAACAACATCAAAGCCTTATTGTTGAGATATGAATGAAACTTTCTTTCAAGTCCATACAACATGATGGTAAATTTCCAACTACTTGAAAACGCGAGAGACTGGGTCCCTGGCCACTTCAAATAAACAGTTTACATGATGAAAAGGAAATCAAGTTGTCCTGAAGTTTCAGATGATCTACAGAGCATAATATGTTGTTTGTCGTATTAGCTTAGTCAAACCAGGAACAGCATCCTAGTACCTGACTGCATTACAAGTTTCTGATGAATTAATAACTGATGACAGAAATTTTATCTTTTTTGTTGATATGGAGATGGAGGAACAACATTTCTTTGAAAAGGAAGCATATTGGGTTTATGATAATCTTTATAGAAGCCTGTTCATATGATAATAACAATGTGCGGAGGTAGTATCCAAGATAGGCTTAAGATGAGGAGCCATCGAGTGACAGTGCATTAGTAAAAGGATACCCACAGTGCTACAAACAAGATATGTAATAGTAACAAGCCACAGTCAACTGAACAATGTGACACCCAACCGCAGTCAACTGAACAATGTGACACCCAATGACTTACGTTGTGCATTTATACAAGTCGACCATCATTTCATACTTTATTTGTCAAATTATGCCCTACCCTAACTCTTTTAtcgaaagaaagaaaaaggcacGAAGTGATCATTTCACGCTTAATGAGCAGCACAAAACGAATGATTACAGAGATAAGGCCTCAACTACCTGAGGCCTGGAAGCCCCGTCCTGGCGAACCTGGTATTGGGCATCATGCAACCATCTGGAGCTCACGAGAGCAGCTCCTCTGCAACCAACCACCTACTAAACGATACAAAACGTACAGAGCCTGTATCAGCACAACGGAAAAGCCAGACTTTTCCCATACCACGAACAATATGGCTACATATGAAGGACCGGTTGCTATTCCTTGTGATTAACGGGACTAGGCAGCGTATTAAACAGGGCAAACTCGCGCGAATGCGATCACTAGCAGTCCCCAGACTAGGAGCGCGACCCGGCACGGTTTCTACCGGGGCGCGGCATAAACGCAAACACATCGCGGGCGGTGGCTGGCGGCTCGGCCGCCAGCCACCCAGCTCCAGCAGCACCGGCAGCAGAGGGGAACGGGGGAGTGGACCTTGCTCCGAATCTGGGAGGCGAGGGGCATGTGGTGCTGCCCCAGGAGGCCAGTGCCAGCGGCGGCCGACGAGGTGGGCAggagcctctgcgcctgggcaccgccgccgccgccggtcgcgGCCAGCGTGGCGACGCGGCGCGCGAGAGCCCACCGCCAGGACATGCTTCGGTCGCTCCCGAGATCGAGCGAGGGGAGATGAGCTTGGAGAAAAAGTCAGAGACGAAAGggtgggcggcggcggccgctCGGTCTGTGGGCCTTGGAACGGAGGCGCCACCCGTGGCGTAGAGGAGGGTTACGTGGGTGCCTCCGTGCTGCCACGTCTGGCGGTGGAATGCGCCTGCACGCAAAGGCCCAAGCCCACGAGGGGACTTTACACATGTGTTTCCTACTACTTTGGGTATAGTATAAATTTGCATTTTTGGTAACTTTGTTTTTACTAACAAATATGCCCGTGTATTGTAACTGAAAAAGAAAATACTAAATATTTATGCAAAATGATAACATAAATAGTACATATCTACTTATGTTTTATGcttttataattaattttatgATGATCGTCACATCCATAATAAAAGTTAATGATGACAATAAATAACTATTAAAACTGTATCGAATTAAAATATATCTTGGTATATTTTTCCTTCCGTTGCAAAGCGCATAATTATTTAGatataaatatatcataactATGTAGCTTTTTCATAGTACACATGTTTCTATGACTCAATATCGACCTTTGTTGCTTTTTTGACGCATCATATCAACCTCCGTAACTTTTTTGTCATGTGCTAGGATTGGTCTGTCTGCCAAAAATGTTGACGGGAGATCTCTCTTGATTTTTCAAAAAGTAGGGATTATGCACCGGCGCTTGTCTTGGGCAGGAACCGGACAACGGGAACTTAGTAAAGGCTTCGGGAACACCGACGACGAGGACATCATCCGTGTATTCTGGGTCTGCCTTTGGCACGTTCACGATCATCGCCGAACCTATATACATGCAACATTGCAAGGATGATTTAACACACCTATAGACAAAGCATAACCTGACAAGATTCATAACATCTATGGATATGTCACATTTTTATgaaactaacaaaactggtttgacatttttcatttttctataatttttgtTGGATTTTGCAAGATCTCTGTTTTTATAGAAAAAGTGAAAGCGAAAGAAGAGAAAAAAGGCTTGCATGGGCTTGGTCCAGCCCATAACGAAGCCAGTCCAACTGCAAGGATTCGGCCTAGGCCAAAAAAGAAGTCCACCAGGAGAGGCCCACTCAGATTTAAACATTTTGCATCAGTAACCCGATCTATTTCAAAAACTATTAAGATCCTtccaccttttctttctctctagCATATTTACATCTGGAACCTCGTATTCCTTTATGTTATCTTTCCCACTCCTAGTGTCAGTTTGCACCGCGAGACCGAGCCCGTACTCGAGACCGACCCGGTGAGTAAGCCTGGGCGTTcaggttacccgattttttcgggtcgggtaattagggtaattcaaaattcgggtaatgaaaattgctacccgatattacccccgaaaaaacactacccgcaaattcgggtacccgataatttgggttcgggttcgggtattacccgatatacccaaatttacagaaaacaacaaactacactaaatttcagtagcgatctatacataatttcagcagcaatttgtatagaatttcaatagcaatttgtagagaataatatattacagtcactcattcaaatagagagaattatattctaataaagtgataagttaaatggtttagctaacaacacatgataaatacaaagacaaaaacaaatctttgggtagttcgggtagtttgggtaccgggggatattacccgaattactcaaactaatttcgggtaatcaaaatcgctatccgaatttaggatcgggtacctcgggttcgggtaattcaggTCCGGATTCGGATAATTcaggtacgggtaatgggtatcgggtattttgcccaagCTTACCGGTGAGGGCAAGGCTGGATGAAAAAAACAGgctagaaattttgcctctttagtattaggtatagatatagatatagatttataTCTTGACTGGTTTTGTCATACATCACACCATATCCGCCACCAAAGATGTTAATTGGACTTATTTGATTTGAAATAGTTTAGGTAATTGGACTTATAGATAGTTTAGGGGATAAATATATTTTTCTACAAAATTACACAATTAATAAATATCCTAAAACCTGATTTGGTTTAAGAAAATTTACTTTAGcttaaaaaattatgaaaccatttCATAGTTTTTATGAGGGGCGTGGCTAGCGCGCGGACGTCAGGATGGACGCGCGCGTCCGAACGCCCACACAGCCTGGCCCCGTTCGCCTTCACCCTACCCCCATTCGCCTTCGCTCCACCCCGTCCGCCTTTGCCCCGCCCACGAGTGTGCTTTGCCCCTGTCTCTGCGCCGCTGATCCTTTCCCtgacccctcctctctctccaacTCTCCGCGCGAGCGACACACGGGAGCCGAGATGAGCGGGTGAGGACGGCCGAACAACATAAAACACCTGCAACATGAATACATCATAAGactaaaaatagatgaaacatttagaacatgaTCTTGCAATATTTGTGTGAAGCACATGAAACATctaaaataaaacacttgcaacttacaaCATAAAACCACTTGCTGTAACATAAGACTGAAATAAcaaaaacatttggaacatactgttgcagatcaaaaataattgcaacataagtctagaaatagatgaaacattttaaacaaacgcttgcaacatgcctctgaaacacttacaacatatgcaacactctcgatctacttttgcaacattaggataaaacaattgcaacatacatttgaaacgcttgaaacatacatatgcaacataggggaggggatgGCCGGGCCGGTCGATTCGGGTCGTGGGAGTCAGAGCCGGCGGCGAGCCCCACCAGCACCTCCtgcgctcgtgggtgcccttgtgaaatgtcctaatggctagtggggggtgaatagcctataaaaatttctacaacaacactaagcaatgtggttagacaaatatgaggtaaAACAATACTTGTGctaacctactaaaaatgcaagccacctaccacaattctagttactatagtctctaagcacacaaagggctatgtcactaccactaagcTAATGAGctttcaaagactaactaaagagaccCACTAGCCACTAGAtccgacacaagctagctctcaaaactaattacactaaagagcttagctacactagaaaaGTAAGTACAAGAGCAAGGTAGTGGAGTTATACCGCCAtcgcaagagacaatcaatcaatcacaatgaaatcCTCAGAgataatgatgacacaagatttttcaccgaggttcacttgtttgtcggcaagctagtccctgttgtggtgattcactcacttggaggttcacacactaataggcatcacatgcctaacccgcaATCAGGTGCCGCGCAactaacacaagataaggatcacgtaagccacgagcaatccactagagtaccttctgGCTCtctactggggaaaggtcaagaacccctcacaatcaccacgatcggagtcggagacaatcaccttcctctgctCAATGATTCTTGCTGCACCaaactgtctaggtggcggcaaccaacaAGAAAAACAAGTGAATCTCGTAGTAAAACATaatcaccaagtgtctctagatacaatcactcaagcaatacacttggattcactcctaatctcacaaagatgatgaatcaatgatagagatgaatgagagggctttggctaagctcataaggttgctatgtcaatgcaaatggtcaagagagtgagctagagccggccaaacacCTTATATAGGTGTCCcctcaaaatagagccgttggctccctATCAACACAAAATTCAGGGCGACCGGACACACCGGTGGGGTTGACCGAATGTAGGAACCCAGCGTCCTATCCTTGGATTTTCACCATGTTTCCCCCTGTGTTCAACCTTAGCCGCTGATCATCAATGGCTAGTTAGCCTTCCTTACGCGGTTAAGTAATGACCGGACACGTCGTCCTGAGGACCCGACGTGCCGATCACGACAGTCCACGCTCGTGCGCTAAGGCCAAGCCAAGACCAGATGTGCCGCTCCCCGTGACTTCCTGATGtcaggtcatttccagtaagcatctagagatgattTTTCATGACCTGACGCATCCGATCGCGCATGACTGGATGCACGACCGAGTCAGGTCCTCACTGCCTTAGCTGCCAACCCCACGTCAGTGTACGTCACCTATGACTAGATGCAGGCCCTGTGTGTCTGGTCACATTCACTGTGCAAAGTCCAATCATGGACTAGATAGAGCCTGAGCGTGCCACCTTCTctaaaattgaccggacgctcaacCACCGAGCCTGGTCACTTTGAAAGCTATGTCCGGTCACTAAAAATAGTGACACCTCAActctaaacttcaccacccttgaacaaatgtggcaaccaccaagtgtatcaccttgtgcatgtgtgttagcatgttttcacaaacattttcaagggtgttagctctccactagatctaaatgtatatgcaatgagttagaacatctagtagcactttgataacctcatttcatgatgagtttcacccctcttaatagtatgactatctatcctaaatgtgatcacacccactaggtgttttgatcaccaaaacaaaatggccttatggatatcacctttgccttgagctcattttatttttctctttcttcttttccaagccgagtACTTGATCACCATGTCCATCACCACCAtcaacatgatcttcatttgctccaccacttggaataatgctacctacctcatgatcactagagcaaataggttagcacatagggtttcatcaattcaccaaaaccaaactagagccttcaatctccccctttttggtaattgatgacaacccttttacaaagatatgaattgaaatttaattgaatccatattgtttttctaagcatatttaccatgtgtaaaagaatatggataagtttcatgaactccaattGGTAGCATTaactcccctacatatgtgctaagagtttggattgaaacttgcacatatgcatagattagaaatgtgggagggcaatgtcttccaaatgatgctaaggtataagagatggacctttgaagcatgataccaatcggagtgcaccaaatataccatccttagcaccattgctagTTAGATGCCGCTTGGAATTACTtacaaaacacaaacactagatacctcatgagatcacaTTATAtgtaaggttctagtaccacttgaaacACAAAACCAAGACATATCTAACTATCCTATGCATGATAGttcttcattttatcattcaagcctataactagcatacaccatacaagtatgaaattttaatttaaaaacttgtaccatgcaagcaaatatatgaaatgcacattcaaatgcatcaatcaagtttatgagtttgctccccctacttgtgtgctcaaattttaattgatccccttaccttcatatttctccccctttgtcaagtTCTCCCCTTTGTTatgttttcactatctttgtgcattacttctccccctttatcatcaatgaccacaaatattcaattttagataggtgttggtatttattaacacacaAAGATAAAGatctgcaagtgcacagataccgctgtagcttttacccaaaagtattctaagtatcgtatccatagggaaacatgtgagattaactatAGTCTTACTTAACTAGAGGTAGCaataaggttaggataaacaggagcgtagagaggataactaaggttctctagttctgacttggataagctatatcttctactattcaactagggacattaataagggaaagacaccagcagaggatgctttccttcataaccgggtcctacttgtcttacaaatgggaggtggactacagagaacTCAACGAATGTGTCACACTTGCATTCTAACACTGCTTCGTGATCTACCACTGAtctagaatgtagggtgcatccatgattaacccaagtctaagcaccacgcttacacttacaatTAATACTTTATTCCCCCtaagaagagaataaagcactcaaaagagtcgcaatcctgatgaacaatataaacaagatgcttgcttgaattagaagttgattactagagaaatctcagaagcaagctcaagtagaacttggatccaccaaggtacaagccatagagagagcaccgataggccggcactttctctaaactcttccctcatagtctatctcactattatttataagactagatcctatagaggactaatcttctgttGATTGCTGGTTCTAATTCTGATGAGGAGGATatcaattagggtttcaggatggctctccAGAGAGGGTATAGGGccgtatatatagggggtagcatcaattctggaccctcatatcaaactaacttaaaaggatggcgtagatgcaatctaggagacggtggagaaccgacgtcaCAAGGCAGAGGCTGACAGGTGGCCCCACAGGCCAGCCCGCCTACAGGTgggtgttggtatatttaacgcacatagatactgctgtagctttcacccggaagtattctaagtatcgtatccatagggaaacatgtaagactaactacggtctaacttaactaagggtagcaacaaggttaggataaatagtagcgtagagaggataactaaagttctctagttctgacttgggtaagcttatgtcttctactattcaactggggacattactagggaaagacaccaacatagtatgctttccttcgcaaccacaTCCTACATGCacctacaaacaggaggtggactacaaaggattaatgaagctatatagtataggctatatagaacttatgtcactcaggcgatctaccaccttctggaatgcagggtgcatccatgattaacccaagtctaagcaccattcttacacttatgattaatactctactccctctagaacaggaataaaacactcaaaagagtcatgaacctgaagaacaatataaacaagatgcttacttgaatcagaagttgattaccagagaaatctcagaggcaagctcagatagaacttgaatccaccaaggtacaagccatagagagagcatcgataggccggcacctcctccatactctttcctcactctccatctcactattttgatttataagactagatcctatggaggactaatcttctcttgatagctggctttgATCCTGACGagaagaatatgaattagggttttaggatggctctagggagggtggtaggggctggtatatatagtccagagcgtccaacatgagcccttggaccaAATCGACTTAAATGACGGTGTAGAtgtaacctaggaggcggtggagaatagACATTACGATgcagaggctgataggtgggcctaagGGCCGCCTGGTCTGTAGGTGAGCCTAGCCCCACCTGGTAGCGCCTCGGTCTTTACTttgatgatttgccttctggagtcttctcgTGTTGGTTTTGTGGTGACCAACAGGCCCCCTTaatagttttctggataaaccctgctgaaaacatagattcaccaaaactcatagaatttattagtttaaaccccaatacctatgtttggtgatggaattaagtataaatacagattatgttgatggtttataattgatgttagtgaccgtcaacaagttcccccaagcttaacctttgttagtccctgagcaaagctaaactcaacaattgatcaggagttgctacaatgtttttacgcctaaaaagtacacatgtgttcaataaaaattctcctctagattagaataaactgatatgattttcaaacttacccatattaccttcaaccatggggcttctcagccttcacttgggtcttgagcaattgaaagatagaacgatcaagtcaagcactatgtctcaagttctttgttccaccattgttccagagcttttata includes these proteins:
- the LOC136527260 gene encoding solanesyl-diphosphate synthase 1, mitochondrial isoform X1 translates to MSWRWALARRVATLAATGGGGGAQAQRLLPTSSAAAGTGLLGQHHMPLASQIRSKVVGCRGAALVSSRWLHDAQYQVRQDGASRPQEQQDPFELVADELSLLANRLRSMVAAEVPKLASAAEYFFKVGAEGKRFRPTVLLLMASALKFPLSESTEGGVLSILADKLRTRQQNIAEITEMIHVASLLHDDVLDDADTRRGVSSLNLIMGNKLSVLAGDFLLSRACVALAALGNTEVVSLMATAVEHLVTGETMQISTSREQRRSMEYYLQKTYYKTASLISNSCKAVAILAGHTAEVSMLACEYGRNLGLAFQLIDDVLDFTGTSASLGKGSLSDIRHGIITAPMLYAIEEFPQLQEVVDRGFDNPANIEIALDYLRKSRGIERTKELAREHADRAVKAIESLPDSDDEDVLTSRRALIDITERVITRTK
- the LOC136527260 gene encoding solanesyl-diphosphate synthase 1, mitochondrial isoform X2, giving the protein MVAAEVPKLASAAEYFFKVGAEGKRFRPTVLLLMASALKFPLSESTEGGVLSILADKLRTRQQNIAEITEMIHVASLLHDDVLDDADTRRGVSSLNLIMGNKLSVLAGDFLLSRACVALAALGNTEVVSLMATAVEHLVTGETMQISTSREQRRSMEYYLQKTYYKTASLISNSCKAVAILAGHTAEVSMLACEYGRNLGLAFQLIDDVLDFTGTSASLGKGSLSDIRHGIITAPMLYAIEEFPQLQEVVDRGFDNPANIEIALDYLRKSRGIERTKELAREHADRAVKAIESLPDSDDEDVLTSRRALIDITERVITRTK